The window AACATCTTCGCTGATTCCAGCTAAACGATCGAATTCGTTTTTAGCTTCGATTGAAGAGTTAACTGTCATTACTACGTAGTAACCTTTTGTGAAATCTTCGATAGCGTATGCTAATTCACGCATACCCCACTCTTTTAATTCAACGATTTCAGCTCCCATGTTAGTGAACATGTTTTTGAAGTTTTCGAT of the Turicibacter sp. TJ11 genome contains:
- the rpsF gene encoding 30S ribosomal protein S6; translated protein: MRKYEIMYIVRPNLEEEGRKAVIENFKNMFTNMGAEIVELKEWGMRELAYAIEDFTKGYYVVMTVNSSIEAKNEFDRLAGISEDVIRYIAIKEEE